Proteins from one Embleya scabrispora genomic window:
- a CDS encoding MmgE/PrpD family protein, whose translation MAISGEFAEWATELTMRHIPVTVRRATGRRILTAIAGGVGAARVGTVDPAVHVAVGIGGPPEAELIGHAAGRLAAPAAALANGMLIGAAGPDPADIPAGAMAVVLPVALAVGQEVKARGDEVLVAVVAGHEMACRLGGRDGSPSIGMLGAALAAARLMTLDSRRIRDAVGIAGEFAGGPVGRGGTVGVAEGVAAGNAVIAARLAASGASGPVGGIDELCRARLLRPEAVLDGLGGLAGRWVCEAHPAAEVTDYQFDLETCELLGGRRRDARALVAEIRALAFAPSLDSILSLTVKVAAGT comes from the coding sequence ATGGCGATATCGGGCGAATTCGCCGAGTGGGCCACCGAATTGACGATGCGTCATATACCGGTGACGGTACGACGGGCGACGGGTCGGCGAATCCTGACGGCGATCGCGGGCGGGGTCGGCGCGGCCCGGGTGGGCACCGTCGACCCGGCCGTGCACGTCGCGGTCGGCATCGGCGGCCCGCCCGAGGCCGAGTTGATCGGCCATGCCGCCGGCCGGCTCGCGGCGCCCGCCGCCGCACTCGCGAACGGGATGCTGATCGGCGCGGCGGGCCCCGACCCCGCCGATATCCCGGCCGGCGCGATGGCCGTGGTGTTGCCGGTGGCGCTGGCGGTGGGCCAGGAGGTCAAGGCGCGCGGCGACGAGGTGTTGGTGGCGGTGGTCGCCGGGCACGAGATGGCGTGCCGGCTGGGCGGCCGGGACGGCTCGCCCTCGATCGGGATGCTCGGCGCCGCGCTGGCGGCGGCCCGGCTGATGACGCTCGACTCCCGCCGGATCCGGGACGCGGTGGGCATCGCGGGGGAGTTCGCGGGCGGCCCGGTCGGCCGGGGCGGCACGGTCGGGGTGGCCGAGGGGGTCGCGGCCGGCAACGCGGTGATCGCCGCCCGCCTGGCCGCGTCCGGCGCGAGCGGCCCGGTCGGCGGCATCGACGAGTTGTGCCGGGCCCGACTGCTGCGCCCGGAGGCGGTACTCGACGGCCTGGGCGGTCTCGCCGGCCGCTGGGTCTGCGAGGCGCACCCGGCGGCCGAGGTGACCGACTACCAATTCGACCTGGAAACCTGCGAACTCCTCGGCGGCCGGCGCCGCGACGCCAGGGCCCTGGTCGCCGAAATCCGCGCCCTGGCCTTTGCTCCGTCCCTCGACTCGATCCTGTCCCTGACGGTAAAGGT